The following coding sequences lie in one Aspergillus puulaauensis MK2 DNA, chromosome 3, nearly complete sequence genomic window:
- a CDS encoding uncharacterized protein (COG:Q;~EggNog:ENOG410PUWG;~InterPro:IPR036291,IPR002347,IPR020904;~PFAM:PF00106,PF13561;~go_function: GO:0016491 - oxidoreductase activity [Evidence IEA];~go_process: GO:0055114 - oxidation-reduction process [Evidence IEA]) codes for MAGISSGSYSSEQTLPIDCPEFVDYAKVKGKTVLITGGSSGLGAAYVQSISEAGAFVINADINPPQDEKLQSISHFIRCDVTVWAEQLAAFQTAIKDSPRGGIDIVIANAGISGSDEFFQDDEGDVPTEPSLKILDINLAGVVYTAKLATFYMGRQDNSFDRCLILKSSIQGYLDTMGSPTYGAAKHGVRSLMKSLRRRSNLRVSLVAPWFIPTPIMTPIVVARLTAQLADLGSGFAEPEDCVRAVMRIATDASVNGRALAVLPRIVRVSGYTDLDLDDYREGSLCYELLNVSTKLTHRQLPSHLQRT; via the exons ATGGCCGGTATTAGTTCTGGGAGCTACTCCTCGGAACAGACTCTTCCAATTGACTGTCCTGAATTTGTGGACTATGCCAAGGTTAAGGGCAAAACTGTTCTCATAACCGGGG GGAGCAGCGGCCTTGGTGCAGCATATGTTCAAAGCATTTCGGAGGCAGG GGCATTTGTTATTAACGCCGACATCAACCCACCACAAGATGAAAAGCTCCAGTCCAT CTCACACTTTATACGATGTGACGTTACTGTCTGGGCGGAGCAGCTGGCGGCATTCCAAACTGCTATCAAAGACTCGCCAAGGGGCGGGATTGATATAGTAATTGCCAATGCCGGCATCTCAGGCTCTGATGAGTTTTTCCAAG ATGATGAAGGCGACGTGCCCACTGAGCCTAGCCTGAAAATTCTGGACATAAATTTAGCTGGAGTTGTGTACACGGCAAAGTTGGCTACTTTTTACATGGGTAGACAAGATAACAGCTTTGACCGATGTCTCATTTTGAAGTCTAGCATTCAAGGCTACCTCGATACCATGGGATCCCCGACATACGGTGCTGCCAAACACGGAGTTCGTAGTCTCATGAAGTCTCTCCGTCGTCGCAGTAATCTCCGAGTCAGCCTCGTTGCGCCATG GTTTATCCCGACCCCAATCATGACCCCAATTGTTGTTGCTCGGCTCACAGCTCAGCTTGCCGATCTCGGTTCCGGGTTCGCTGAACCGGAAGATTGTGTCAGGGCCGTAATGAGAATTGCAACTGACGCATCAGTGAATG GTCGTGCGTTGGCGGTGCTACCTAGAATTGTCAGAGTGTCTGGATACACCGACCTGGACCTAGACGATTATAGAGAGGGGAGCTTGTGCTATGAACTACTGAATGTGTCCACTAAGCTCACGCATCGCCAACTCCCTTCCCATCTGCAGCGGACTTAG
- a CDS encoding flavin-containing monooxygenase (COG:Q;~EggNog:ENOG410PGZ5;~InterPro:IPR020946,IPR036188;~PFAM:PF07992,PF13450;~go_function: GO:0004499 - N,N-dimethylaniline monooxygenase activity [Evidence IEA];~go_function: GO:0050660 - flavin adenine dinucleotide binding [Evidence IEA];~go_function: GO:0050661 - NADP binding [Evidence IEA];~go_process: GO:0055114 - oxidation-reduction process [Evidence IEA]), with protein MAPLLTNEPPKTQNGTGQSQPYIIREEPLGSTRRLRIATIGAGISGLNMIRTLRKSMTNYEHVVYEKNPEVGGTWYENRYPGCQCDHPSHNYQFTWRPNPRWSQFSACADEIQKYILDLCDDEDMRPEIKTSHQIIGARWKPDTSQWVLQVKNLITGETLEDHCHFLLNATGILNNWKWPDIPGLSDFTGDLVHSAAWSEGLEYQGKRVAVIGNGSSGVQIVPAIQPDVQHLVHFIRSPTWIAPPQTERMLKGASDAVLQSAQMDGNLFKPEQMARFEKDPEYYRTFIKATEEQVNARFRTMVNNDGLADQLQKHLESHMASVLRGNPELIRAAIPTTFPAGCRRLTPGPGYLESLSAPNVRVVTESIRRVVPEGIELHSGEVVPLDIIVCATGFDVSFSPRFPIIGKDGCNLQDMWTQNLPAAYMSCAVTAMPNYFVFMGPNAPIGHGSVLSIAEQVARYIVRMLTKCQVEGIKTVVPKADAVREFTEHTHKFLPRTIWAGNCRSWYKNGTVDGPITALHPGSRIHWFHMMEIFRPEDYEYEYYDKSNRFQFLGNGFSVRENGDNPTWYLDSLNDFSAI; from the exons ATGGCTCCCTTATTGACAAACGAACCACCGAAGACCCAAAATGGCACGGGGCAATCTCAACCCTACATCATCCGTGAGGAGCCGCTGGGGAGTACTCGTCGTCTACGGATCGCCACTATCGGTGCTGGAATCAGCGGTCTGAACATGATTCGGACTCTCCGCAAGTCCATGACCAACTACGAGCACGTCGTATATGAGAAAAACCCGGAGGTGGGTGGCACATGGTATGAAAACCGGTACCCAGGCTGCCAGTGTGATCATCCCTCGCATAACTACCAGTTCACTTGGCGACCCAACCCACGGTGGTCGCAGTTTTCAGCCTGCGCGGACGAGATTCAGAAGTATATTCTAGACCTCTGCGACGATGAAGATATGCGCCCGGAAATCAAGACATCACATCAGATCATCGGCGCCAGGTGGAAGCCGGACACTTCGCAGTGGGTTTTGCAGGTCAAGAATCTTATTACCGGCGAGACCCTAGAGGACCATTGCCACTTTCTCCTAAATGCAACAGGAATTTTGAA CAATTGGAAGTGGCCAGATATCCCAGGCCTCTCGGACTTTACCGGAGACCTCGTACACAGTGCTGCCTGGTCAGAGGGTCTGGAATATCAAGGGAAGCGTGTGGCTGTGATTGGTAACGGCTCTTCTGGGGTGCAGATCGTGCCGGCAATTCAACCAG ATGTCCAGCATCTCGTGCACTTTATTAGATCGCCAACTTGGATCGCGCCACCCCAAACGGAGCGCATGCTAAAGGGTGCATCTGACGCAGTGCTACAGTCTGCTCAAATGGATGGAAACTTATTCAAGCCGGAACAGATGGCGCGGTTTGAGAAAGACCCTGAGTATTACCGGACCTTCATCAAGGCGACAGAGGAGCAAGTGAATGCCAGATTTCGGACG ATGGTCAACAACGACGGGCTTGCGGACCAACTGCAGAAGCATCTAGAGTCCCATATGGCTTCTGTTCTCCGTGGCAACCCTGAACTCATCCGCGCTGCCATCCCCACGACCTTCCCGGCTGGCTGCCGCCGACTTACTCCAGGTCCAGGCTACCTTGAGTCTCTCAGCGCCCCAAACGTCCGCGTTGTCACAGAGTCTATCCGCCGAGTGGTTCCCGAAGGAATCGAGCTCCATTCCGGGGAGGTGGTGCCTCTTGATATCATTGTTTGCGCCACTGGCTTCGATGTGTCATTCTCTCCGCGGTTTCCTATTATCGGCAAGGACGGCTGCAACCTGCAGGATATGTGGACGCAGAATCTCCCTGCCGCATACATGTCCTGTGCGGTCACCGCAATGCCCAACTACTTCGTTTTCATGGGTCCCAATGCCCCGATCGGGCATGGAAGTGTGCTATCAATTGCCGAGCAGGTCGCACGCTACATTGTCCGCATGCTTACAAAATGTCAGGTCGAAGGCATCAAGACCGTGGTGCCTAAAGCAGATGCCGTGCGGGAGTTTACAGAACATACGCACAAGTTTCTCCCTCGCACGATCTGGGCAGGCAACTGTCGCTCATGGTACAAGAACGGTACCGTGGACGGACCCATCACGGCTCTTCACCCAGGGAGTCGAATTCATTGGTTCCATATGATGGAGATCTTCCGGCCAGAGGACTATGAGTATGAGTATTATGATAAGTCCAATCGATTCCAATTCCTAGGGAATGGCTTCTCGGTTAGGGAGAATGGCGACAATCCAACGTGGTATCTCGACAGCCTCAACGATTTCTCTGCCATTTAA
- a CDS encoding fungal specific transcription factor domain-containing protein (COG:S;~EggNog:ENOG410PFFY;~InterPro:IPR007219;~PFAM:PF04082;~TransMembrane:2 (o319-338i350-367o);~go_function: GO:0003677 - DNA binding [Evidence IEA];~go_function: GO:0008270 - zinc ion binding [Evidence IEA];~go_process: GO:0006351 - transcription, DNA-templated [Evidence IEA]), producing MPPPQALGLHSPASHDATTSSPQERFLGYLAEESFLSNSCSSEPVDVEVTERAATEGESNMVPANNTLALPPDSLISAFIDAYFVNLFPLVPVVDREDVAGDNQSLLLVQCMCLLGSHFRRPRLPSIPSADAFYTRVKDLLNINFEKDNLATLKALCLIACRSAEPPTKVSLDSPWHWLGVATRYAFNMGLHREMTYHGRQATGISRRIWWHLFNQDKLQSLCYGRPPAIRLHEVDVKTPTLNDFSQAHPDNEIFLQRVKLCIVLGKVSDAQYGRQQQSLLEDATNIGEYLKQWIEELPDDLKLYRRDRNDERAPYRRAVSELHIMYFTGIILFYRLVENRRLGLTPLKISVVAASCIVRLLMEIYYRNEVALLLPINNWYATVASVPLISAQAKLPEEVDLRRDELKMLRLVLRDMVTTSPSTVLILSNIDRIERCVLGSSAPVDLLPHRSLGGVNGQTGSSNLDNLPWAQFTPVDPLALFPFPSGLSSSMHLIHPTSVARESQNYPLGPGGVSVADEMTDEQGQEEQYFALNFDFSNVQLDEFPLAFTDADIPSFGGFL from the exons ATGCCACCTCCCCAGGCTCTAGGACTGCACTCACCAGCAAGTCATGATGCCACAACCTCTAGCCCCCAAGAACGCTTTTTGGGCTATCTTGCAGAAGAATCGTTCTTGTCCAACTCATGCTCTTCCGAGCccgttgatgttgaggtcACGGAGAGAGCCGCAACGGAAGGCGAAAGCAACATGGTTCCGGCCAACAACACACTTGCTCTGCCCCCAGACTCACTGATAAGCGCATTCATTGATGCGTATTTTGTTAATCTTTTCCCTCTTGTTCCTGTCGTCGATAGGGAGGACGTTGCTGGCGACAACCAGTCCTTACTGTTGGTGCAGTGCATGTGCCTGCTGGGCAGTCACTTCCGCCGTCCCCGACTGCCGTCCATCCCATCTGCCGACGCCTTTTACACCAGGGTAAAAGATCTCCTCAACATTAATTTCGAGAAGGATAACTTGGCCACGCTAAAGGCATTATGCCTGATTGCCTGCCGGAGTGCCGAGCCACCCACCAAGGTCAGCCTTGATAGCCCCTGGCATTGGCTAGGTGTCGCTACACGCTATGCCTTCAATATGGGCCTTCATCGCGAGATGACCTATCATGGTAGGCAGGCCACGGGAATCAGCCGTCGTATATGGTGGCATTTGTTT AACCAGGACAAACTACAGTCTCTATGTTATGGACGACCCCCCGCAATTCGTCTGCACGAAGTGGACGTCAAGACCCCAACCCTGAATGACTTCTCGCAGGCTCATCCTGATAACGAGATCTTCCTCCAGAGGGTCAAATTGTGTATCGTGCTGGGAAAGGTGTCCGATGCCCAGTACGGccgacagcagcagtcaTTGCTCGAAGATGCAACGAATATCGGAGAATACCTCAAACAATGGATTGAAGAGCTCCCAGATGATTTGAAACTCTACCGTCGTGACAGAAATGATGAGCGCGCCCCGTATAGACGCGCAGTGTCAGAGCTGCACATCATGTATTTTACCGGGATCATCCTCTTCTACCGCTTGGTCGAAAACCGACGGCTTGGGTTGACACCGCTTAAGATATCAGTAGTAGCGGCTTCCTGTATTGTCCGTCTCCTGATGGAAATCTACTATCGGAATGAAGTTGCCCTACTACTCCCGATTAACAACTGGTACGCCACCGTCGCCAGTGTGCCACTCATATCGGCCCAGGCCAAGCTCCCAGAGGAAGTCGACCTGCGCCGAGATGAATTGAAAATGTTACGGCTAGTGTTGCGTGATATGGTCACCACATCTCCCAGCACTGTACTAATTCTAAGTAACATTGATCGCATTGAGCGCTGCGTGCTAGGAAGTTCCGCGCCGGTTGACCTGCTGCCGCACCGTTCACTTGGCGGTGTTAATGGGCAAACAGGCTCCAGCAACCTCGATAACCTTCCATGGGCTCAATTCACACCCGTTGATCCCTTGGCCTTATTCCCGTTTCCATCCGGTCTGTCTTCCAGTATGCATCTCATTCACCCTACTTCCGTTGCCAGAGAGTCCCAGAACTACCCGTTGGGACCCGGGGGCGTATCCGTGGCGGATGAGATGACGGACGAACAGGGGCAGGAGGAGCAGTATTTTGCGTTGAATTTTGATTTCAGCAATGTCCAGTTAGATGAATTTCCTCTCGCCTTTACTGACGCTGATATACCCTCTTTTGGCGGGTTCCTTTAA
- a CDS encoding MBL fold metallo-hydrolase (COG:S;~EggNog:ENOG410PISV;~InterPro:IPR036866,IPR001279;~PFAM:PF00753), with translation MAHHPPCPPEFPVPSGSNTVQVRIIDSTTRIGRLPLEFLMVPPMQGMQYMPVLPAWSFLIEHESGQKVLFDLGVPRDWHTFAPIVADKLEERGWDITVEKEVIDILGDHGVGAHEISSIIWSHWHWDHLGDPSRFPPSTELIVGPGFKDEFLPGYPAKADAPVRESDFAGRAVREVDFTRAVQVGQFRAIDFFGDGSFYILDTPGHAIGHLGALARTTMAPDTFIFMGGDLCHHSGEIRPSKYLSIPRGISPSGPAAASFPCPGAALYDQLQASRNRSSDQPFFDPGMGLDINETLMTIGKAQKADARDSIWFIYAHDPSLIDAVGLFPLSANEWKKNGWREKTLWTFLQDFAPAVEALRN, from the exons ATGGCGCATCATCCACCATGCCCACCCGAGTTTCCTGTCCCCTCGGGGTCGAACACCGTCCAAGTGCGGATTATCGATTCAACAACCCGGATTGGGAGGCTCCCTCTGGAGTTCCTCATGGTCCCCCCCATGCAGGGCATGCAGTACATGCCAGTCCTCCCTGCTTGGTCGTTTCTCATTGAACATGAGTCGGGTCAAAAGGTGCTCTTCGACCTGGGTGTCCCACGCGACTGGCACACGTTTGCACCCATCGTTGCTGATAAACTGGAGGAGCGAGGATGGGATATCACGGTGGAAAAGGAGGTAATTGATATATTAGGGGATCACGGTGTTGGCGCACATGAAATCTCAAGCATCATCTGGAG TCACTGGCACTGGGATCACCTTGGGGATCCGTCGCGATTCCCCCCGTCAACAGAGTTGATAGTAGGGCCCGGCTTCAAAGACGAGTTTCTCCCTGGGTATCCAGCAAAGGCTGATGCTCCTGTGCGGGAGAGTGATTTTGC GGGACGTGCCGTGCGGGAGGTCGACTTCACCCGTGCGGTCCAGGTTGGCCAGTTTCGCGCTATTGATTTCTTTGGTGATGGATCTTTCTACATTCTTGATACACCCGGCCACGCTATCGGCCACCTCGGTGCCCTGGCACGTACCACTATGGCTCCAGATACATTTATCTTCATGGGAGGGGACCTATGCCATCACAGCGGCGAGATCCGGCCGTCCAAATACCTGTCGATTCCACGCGGTATCAGCCCTTCCGGACCAGCCGCAGCAAGCTTTCCCTGCCCGGGGGCTGCGCTTTACGACCAGCTGCAGGCGAGCCGCAACCGCTCCTCGGACCAGCCATTCTTCGATCCGGGAATGGGCCTGGATATAAATGAGACTCTGATGACAATTGGGAAAGCGCAAAAGGCTGATGCCCGAGACAGCATCTGGTTTATCTATGCCCATGACCCGAGCCTGATCGACGCGGTCGGTCTGTTTCCTCTTTCAGCAAATGAGTGGAAGAAAAATGGCTGGCGAGAGAAAACTCTCTGGACTTTTCTGCAGGACTTTGCGCCGGCGGTTGAAGCACTACGGAACTAA
- a CDS encoding uncharacterized protein (COG:G;~EggNog:ENOG410QDHM;~InterPro:IPR020846,IPR011701,IPR036259;~PFAM:PF07690;~SMCOG1106:major facilitator transporter;~TransMembrane:12 (i36-53o77-99i106-125o131-154i166-187o221-242i299-324o330-354i366-385o391-411i423-444o456-475i);~antiSMASH:Cluster_3.2;~go_function: GO:0022857 - transmembrane transporter activity [Evidence IEA];~go_process: GO:0055085 - transmembrane transport [Evidence IEA]) → MDCEKTSVEHIGNISALETDNTPLSEKEQSRLSRKIDIRVTCVLGCLYLVSQIDKNNLGNANIAGMSTDLALTGSRFSMIVLFMFITYVAFQPVAVILVRKMGARLFFTTIALLWGTTEMCLGFVRNWYDLIPLRLLLGAFEAGVFPSALYMMSCWYPRYKLQQRVALFYFIGTLASAFTGILAYGVSQMDGLGAGPSWWSTSAQVPGSDSHATGIAGWRWIFIMFGIITCTVAIICAIFVVDFPEVELERKPNRWSVPFLSHREARFIVSQIEADRNDTYAEEFRLSQYLQHVGDSKVWAHATLFGLTTTTNYAVVYFLPIILREGMGFSVAAAQCLVAPPYILACLWMLAIGWLSDKKRSRSPFVIFNCCFAFLGLSLLGFTTHTASRLVGAFLATAAGSSNLPATLTWQANNVRGQWKRALTSALSVGAGGLGGIVGGTVFRTDDAPEYRPGIIATLLANGLMVVISLLLALKYHLANKRAAAGGKPIESLASFRYTL, encoded by the exons ATGGACTGCGAAAAGACCTCTGTCGAGCACATTGGCAACATCTCTGCCCTCGAAACCGACAACACGCCCCTCAGCGAGAAGGAGCAAAGCAGGCTGAGCCGCAAGATTGACATCCGTGTGACATGTGTCCTGGGCTGCTTGTATCTGGTAAGCCAGATTGACAAAAATAACCTGGGAAACGCAAACATCGCGGGCATGTCAACCGATCTGGCGTTGACTGGGTCGCGCTTCTCCATGATCGTACTCTTCATGTTTATTACCTACGTTGCGTTCCAGCCTGTCGCCGTGATCCTGGTCCGCAAGATGGGCGCTCGACTATTTTTCACTACGATCGCGCTTCTTTGGGGAACAACCGAGATGTGCCTGGGGTTTGTCAGGAACTGGTATGACTTGATCCCTTTgcgcctgctgctgggggcCTTCGAGGCAGGCGTGTTCCCCAGCGCTCTGTACATGATGTCCTGTTGGTATCCCCGCTATAAACTCCAACAGCGCGTCGCTTTGTTCTACTTTATTGGCACCCTCGCCTCCGCCTTCACTGGGATTCTCGCGTACGGTGTATCCCAGATGGATGGTCTCGGGGCTGGACCTAGTTGGTGGTCCACCAGTGCACAGGTGCCAGGGTCGGACTCCCATGCTACTGGGATTGCAGGTTGGCGATGGATCTTCATCATGTTCGGGATCATCACTTGCACGGTAGCGATCATCTGCGCCATCTTCGTGGTGGACTTCCCGGAGGTGGAATTGGAACGCAAGCCGAATCGATGGTCTGTACCGTTTCTCTCTCACCGCGAGGCTCGTTTCATCGTGTCCCAGATCGAGGCCGACCGTAACGACACATACGCCGAGGAGTTCCGTCTCAGCCAGTATCTGCAGCACGTCGGTGACTCCAAGGTGTGGGCTCACGCCACGCTGTTTGGTCTGACCACGACCACCAACTATGCTGTCGTGTACTTCCTGCCAATTATTCTCCGGGAAGGAATGGGGTTCTCCGTGGCTGCAGCGCAATGTCTGGTTGCCCCTCCTTACATTCTTGCCTGCCTGTGGATGCTGGCCATCGGCTGGCTGTCCGATAAAAAACGCTCTCGCTCCCCATTTGTGATATTCAACTGCTGTTTCGCTTTTCTCG gtctcagcctcctcgggTTCACCACGCACACGGCGAGCAGATTGGTAGGTGCGTTCCTCgccactgctgctgggtcATCCAATCTACCAGCGACCCTCACCTGGCAAGCGAACAATGTCCGAGGTCAGTGGAAGCGGGCTCTCACGTCCGCCCTGAGCGTTGGCGCCGGAGGGCTTGGAGGCATCGTCGGGGGTACTGTTTTTCGGACGGACGACGCGCCTGAGTATAGGCCAGGGATCATTGCAACCCTGCTGGCAAATGGATTGATGGTTGTGATCTCCCTGCTATTGGCCTTGAAGTATCACCTTGCGAATAAGCGGGCAGCTGCTGGGGGTAAGCCAATCGAGTCGCTAGCATCCTTCCGATATACGCTGTAG
- a CDS encoding uncharacterized protein (COG:E;~EggNog:ENOG410PNFX;~InterPro:IPR029032,IPR003779;~PFAM:PF02627;~antiSMASH:Cluster_3.2;~go_function: GO:0051920 - peroxiredoxin activity [Evidence IEA];~go_process: GO:0055114 - oxidation-reduction process [Evidence IEA]), with protein MTYQPSPEKVQLGAQMSREFLGDAVISDLQKARAKTDIFARTSKEYIAEVCFASYARPGLKFRERSLMNIAMLIALGRGPELRIHLKAAAHNGLTEEEICEACRHAMIYCGVPAGRDALLAASEVAEEMKGVDKEQT; from the exons ATGACGTACCAACCATCGCCTGAAAAAGTCCAGCTGGGAGCGCAGATGTCCCGCGAGTTCCTAGGCGACGCTGTCATCTCAGACCTCCAGAAGGCCCGAGCA AAAACCGACATATTCGCCCGCACAAGCAAGGAGTACATCGCGGAGGTGTGCTTCGCCAGTTATGCGCGCCCGGGACTCAAGTTTCGCGAAAGGTCGCTGATGAACATCGCGATGCTTATAGCCCTTGGTCGTGGCCCTGAGCTCAGAATCCATCTTAAAGCGGCCGCTCATAATGGCCTGACAGAGGAGGAGATCTGCGAGGCATGTCGACATGCTATGATTTATTGTGGTGTACCTGCGGGGAGGGATGCTCTATTGGCAGCGAGTGAAGTAGCTGAAGAGATGAAGGGGGTGGATAAGGAGCAAACCTGA
- a CDS encoding SDR family NAD(P)-dependent oxidoreductase (COG:Q;~EggNog:ENOG410PKJ5;~InterPro:IPR036291,IPR002347;~PFAM:PF08659,PF00106,PF13561;~SMCOG1001:short-chain dehydrogenase/reductase SDR;~antiSMASH:Cluster_3.2;~go_process: GO:0055114 - oxidation-reduction process [Evidence IEA]), which produces MTVAIVTGASRGIGRAIALQLADDGMDIAVNDIEEQLPQLESLKSEIEQKGRRSMCVVADVSNEDHVQSMVKKTVEALGELNVMIANAGIIVPKRLLELSLHEWEKVQSVNATGAFLCYREAGRQMIAQGKGGKIIGACSIAGYRPSGNALAYSVSKWTIRGLTQAVALDLAEHNINVKTKMLMVQRYPFECIFNRKLTKYKTTQHIVQAQWPQICGKRLTPVSRSGVA; this is translated from the exons ATGACGGTGGCTATTGTAACAGGTGCATCACGGGGTATCGGCCGGGCGATAGCCCTACAATTGGCGGACGATGGCATGGATATCGCG GTCAACGACATTGAAGAGCAGCTTCCACAATTAGAATCGCTGAAGTCCGAGATCGAGCAGAAGG GCCGTCGTTCTATGTGTGTGGTAGCAGACGTCAGCAACGAAGACCACGTCCAGAGTATGGTTAAAAAGACTGTCGAGGCACTTGGAGAGCTGAAC GTGATGATTGCGAATGCGGGAATCATCGTACCCAAGCGCCTTCTGGAGCTCAGCCTGCACGAATGGGAGAAGGTGCAGTCT GTCAATGCGACAGGAGCTTTTCTCTGCTACAGAGAAGCAG GACGCCAGATGATCGCACAGGGGAAAGGCGGCAAGATTATCGGCGCCTGTTCCATTGCTGGCTATCGACCG TCGGGAAATGCACTGGCATATTCCGTGAGTAAATGGACAATCAGGGGATTAACTCAGGCAGTCGCACTTGATTTGGCTGAACACAATATCAATGTAAAAACGAAGAT GTTAATGGTACAGAGGTATCCCTTCGAGTGCATATTCAACAGAAAACTGACCAAGTATAAAACAACCCAGCATATTGTCCAGGCCCAGTGGCCACAGAT ATGTGGGAAAAGATTGACGCCAGTGTCGCGCAGCGGCGTGGCCTAG
- a CDS encoding uncharacterized protein (COG:S;~EggNog:ENOG410PJ4D;~InterPro:IPR036291;~antiSMASH:Cluster_3.2) yields MADSHAIVFGAAGLLGWATLNQLLAGYPSSKPFSRVTAVLNRPVVESDLHLPSGPNRPSLEIVSGINLLQGSSDHLATQLREKVANVESITHVFYFVFAPLDEDHTQECSQNCAIMQRVADALNTVAPKLQSFVYPGGSRGYGVYIPGGVFQPPLHESMADTLPEDYAKTVAYPWFREILTAASKGRDWTWSEVCPDAVVGFTPNGSAYSLALHWAQFLSLYAYNNRKSDGKEAEVPFPGNEAGYRSLYTPVSGTILGRISIHAALSPGLCGEKVINMLDNDKPISASDIWPGIAAWFGLKGVGPTAESEDLKPGEYIEKHRHLFAENRRPRALTSGVGIGHKQLDAIGWWLGFDRQFSAERLRSVGFTEQRNPLDGWLETFEAFREAGIIF; encoded by the exons ATGGCAGACAGCCATGCGATCGTGTTCGGGGCAGCCGGCCTGCTGGGATGGGCCACCCTGAACCAGCTGCTCGCTGGCTATccctcatccaagccctTCTCTCGCGTCACTGCTGTCCTCAACCGTCCCGTCGTCGAATCCGACCTGCATCTGCCATCAGGCCCAAATCGGCCGTCGCTCGAGATCGTTTCGGGGATCAATCTCCTACAGGGGAGCAGCGATCACTTGGCCACGCAGCTGCGCGAGAAAGTCGCCAACGTGGAAAGCATCACCCACGTCTTCTACTTTG TCTTCGCACCATTAGACGAGGACCACACCCAAGAATGCAGCCAGAACTGCGCCATCATGCAGCGCGTCGCCGACGCATTAAACACCGTCGCCCCAAAGCTGCAATCATTTGTTTATCCAGGGGGATCAAGA GGCTACGGCGTATACATTCCCGGCGGTGTCTTCCAACCACCCCTCCACGAATCCATGGCAGATACTCTGCCCGAAGACTACGCGAAAACGGTCGCCTATCCCTGGTTCCGAGAGATCCTGACTGCAGCCAGCAAAGGGCGCGACTGGACGTGGTCTGAAGTGTGCCCGGACGCAGTCGTCGGATTCACCCCGAATGGCTCGGCTTATTCTCTCGCGCTGCACTGGGCGCAATTTCTCTCTTTGTATGCGTATAACAATAGAAAATCTGATGGGAAAGAGGCTGAAGTCCCATTCCCGGGGAATGAAGCTGGGTATCGGTCGCTGTACACCCCTGTATCTGGAACGATCCTTGGGCGGATTTCGATCCATGCTGCACTGAGCCCTGGACTGTGTGGGGAGAAGGTCATCAACATGCTCGATAACGACAAGCCGATTAGTGCGAGTGATATATGGCCAGGGATCGCGGCGTGGTTTGGACTCAAAGGTGTTGGCCCTACAGCCGAGTCGGAGGATCTCAAGCCTGGCGAATATATTGAAAAGCACCGCCATCTTTTCGCGGAGAATAGGAGACCCAGGGCTTTGACGAGTGGTGTTGGCATTGGCCATAAACAGCTGGATGCTATTGGATGGTGGCTGGGATTCGACAGGCAGTTCAGCGCTGAGCGATTGAGATCGGTGGGATTTACTGAGCAGCGTAACCCGCTTGACGGCTGGCTGGAGACATTTGAAGCATTCAGGGAGGCAGGgattatattttaa